A DNA window from Gillisia sp. Hel1_33_143 contains the following coding sequences:
- a CDS encoding PhoH family protein has protein sequence MNELIIELSEISPREFFGQQNEHIELLKKYFPKLKIVARGNKIMVYGDEELLEEFDKRFNMLMDHFIKFNKLDENVIERVLTSTGKEEYPSSNNSAEVLVHGVGGKLIKAQTANQRKLVDLMGKNDMVFAIGPAGTGKTYTGVALAVKALKEKQVKRIILTRPAVEAGENLGFLPGDLKEKLDPYMQPLYDALRDMITHEKLEMFIEKGVIQIAPLAFMRGRTLDNAFVILDEAQNTTHAQMKMFLTRMGKSAKFMITGDPGQIDLPRRTVSGLKEALLVLKDVKGIGMVYLDDKDVIRHKLVKSIISAYKEIEHAE, from the coding sequence TTGAACGAACTCATTATAGAACTTTCCGAAATTAGTCCAAGAGAATTTTTTGGACAACAAAATGAACACATAGAACTTCTAAAGAAATATTTTCCCAAACTCAAGATCGTTGCAAGAGGTAATAAGATCATGGTGTATGGTGATGAAGAATTATTGGAAGAATTTGATAAACGTTTCAACATGCTAATGGACCATTTTATAAAGTTCAATAAGCTAGATGAAAATGTGATAGAACGTGTATTAACAAGTACAGGTAAAGAAGAATATCCTTCTTCTAATAATAGTGCCGAAGTCCTAGTGCATGGGGTTGGAGGTAAACTTATAAAAGCTCAGACTGCCAATCAACGTAAGTTGGTAGACCTTATGGGTAAGAATGATATGGTTTTTGCTATTGGGCCTGCAGGAACAGGGAAAACCTACACTGGGGTAGCACTTGCTGTAAAAGCACTTAAAGAAAAGCAGGTTAAGAGAATAATTCTAACCAGACCGGCTGTAGAAGCAGGTGAGAATCTTGGTTTTCTTCCTGGAGATCTTAAAGAGAAATTAGATCCTTATATGCAGCCTCTATATGATGCTCTTAGAGATATGATTACTCATGAGAAATTAGAAATGTTCATTGAAAAAGGAGTAATACAAATTGCGCCTTTAGCATTTATGAGAGGGAGAACTTTAGATAATGCATTTGTTATTTTAGATGAAGCTCAAAATACCACGCATGCTCAAATGAAGATGTTCTTAACCAGAATGGGTAAAAGTGCTAAATTTATGATTACTGGTGATCCCGGGCAAATAGATCTTCCAAGAAGAACGGTATCGGGATTAAAAGAAGCATTATTAGTTCTAAAGGATGTAAAAGGAATAGGAATGGTTTATTTAGATGATAAAGATGTTATTCGTCATAAATTAGTGAAGAGTATCATTTCTGCGTATAAAGAAATTGAACACGCCGAGTAA
- a CDS encoding S-adenosyl-l-methionine hydroxide adenosyltransferase family protein — MAIITLTTDFGEKDHFAGAVKGTIYSEMSDVRIVDISHSISPFHITEASYIIKNAYKCFPKGSIHIIGIDSELTPENKHLAVLLDDHYFICANNGILSLIASEIKPQKIVEINIHNTVESNFPVLDVFVRVACHIARGGTLEVIGKTIENLKYLKEVEPYLNSDKNQIIGHVLYIDNYGNVVTNISRKLFENTGKGRSFGITARTAKFQEIHETYSDAINFKLDKEKREEDGKKLAIFNSAGYIELAIYKSNPSTIGSASTLFGLELRDTITIKFD; from the coding sequence ATGGCTATCATTACTTTAACGACTGATTTTGGAGAGAAAGATCACTTTGCCGGAGCCGTTAAAGGCACTATATATTCTGAGATGAGCGATGTTAGAATTGTTGACATTTCACATTCTATTTCTCCATTTCATATTACTGAAGCTTCATACATTATAAAGAATGCCTATAAATGTTTTCCAAAAGGAAGCATTCATATTATTGGTATAGATTCAGAACTAACTCCAGAGAATAAGCATTTAGCAGTTCTTCTAGATGACCATTACTTCATTTGTGCTAATAATGGTATTTTATCATTAATAGCTTCAGAAATAAAACCACAAAAGATCGTAGAGATCAATATTCATAATACGGTAGAATCTAATTTTCCGGTGCTTGATGTTTTTGTAAGGGTTGCGTGCCATATTGCTCGTGGTGGAACCCTAGAAGTAATTGGGAAGACTATTGAAAATTTAAAGTATCTAAAAGAAGTAGAACCCTACTTAAATTCAGATAAAAATCAGATCATTGGGCATGTATTATATATAGATAATTATGGAAATGTAGTAACTAATATCTCTCGAAAATTATTTGAGAATACAGGTAAAGGCAGAAGTTTTGGGATTACTGCCAGAACAGCAAAATTTCAAGAGATCCATGAAACATACAGCGATGCCATTAATTTTAAATTAGACAAAGAAAAACGAGAAGAAGACGGTAAGAAGTTGGCTATTTTTAACTCTGCAGGTTATATAGAACTTGCTATTTACAAAAGCAATCCAAGTACTATAGGAAGTGCCTCTACCCTATTTGGATTGGAATTGCGCGATACCATTACCATAAAATTTGATTAA
- a CDS encoding putative quinol monooxygenase yields the protein MFVRIVKLGFDPAKIETFLADFEIQKAKIRAFEGCLFLELYRDKNNTNQFFTYSYWSDEDALENYRNSELFKDIWANTKIHFNQKPEAWSVDKLVSLE from the coding sequence ATGTTTGTAAGAATTGTAAAACTAGGATTTGATCCTGCTAAAATTGAAACGTTCTTAGCAGATTTTGAAATTCAGAAAGCTAAGATCAGAGCTTTTGAGGGATGCTTGTTCCTAGAACTTTATCGGGATAAAAACAATACCAATCAGTTTTTTACGTATAGTTATTGGAGCGATGAAGATGCTCTAGAAAATTACAGAAATTCTGAGCTCTTCAAAGATATTTGGGCAAATACCAAAATTCACTTTAATCAGAAACCTGAAGCCTGGAGTGTAGATAAATTGGTGAGTTTAGAATAA
- a CDS encoding DUF4294 domain-containing protein: MRYLILYILLFFALDLSAQTPEVDTDTIEKEFFVILGDTIVRNKIDLDEVVILSKFNFKTDLERRKYLILRRKTRKVYPYAKLASERLVSLNSRLGDIKSKRDQKKYTKIVQNYIEKQFAEDLKKLTHTEGQILVKLIHRQTGHTAFDLIKHLKSGWRAFWYNTTASLFEISLKEEYHPESDQEDYMIEDILQRSFRAKILEPQQSALKFKYLDLRNKWTSASN; this comes from the coding sequence TTGAGATACCTTATTCTATACATACTATTATTTTTTGCACTTGATCTATCTGCGCAAACTCCAGAAGTTGATACAGATACTATCGAGAAAGAATTCTTCGTGATTCTTGGAGATACTATTGTGCGAAACAAAATAGATCTGGATGAGGTGGTAATTTTAAGTAAGTTCAATTTCAAAACAGATCTGGAAAGAAGAAAGTATCTTATTTTGAGACGCAAGACTAGAAAAGTATACCCTTATGCTAAGTTAGCCTCAGAAAGATTGGTTTCATTAAACTCTAGACTGGGTGATATTAAATCCAAAAGAGATCAGAAGAAATACACCAAGATAGTCCAAAACTATATAGAGAAGCAATTTGCAGAAGATCTTAAAAAGCTTACCCATACAGAAGGTCAGATTTTAGTAAAACTCATACATAGGCAAACGGGGCATACTGCATTTGATCTTATAAAACATTTAAAGAGTGGGTGGCGAGCATTTTGGTATAACACCACCGCTAGTTTGTTTGAGATTTCTTTAAAAGAAGAATATCATCCGGAGAGTGATCAGGAAGACTATATGATAGAAGATATTCTTCAAAGATCATTTCGTGCTAAGATTTTAGAACCACAGCAAAGTGCATTGAAGTTTAAATATCTAGATCTTCGTAATAAATGGACATCTGCTTCCAATTAA
- a CDS encoding phosphoribosylaminoimidazolesuccinocarboxamide synthase, whose product MKNTIIDTNFNFPGQRSVYKGKVREVYGLENDLLVMVATDRLSAFDVVMPKGIPYKGQILNQIATRMMEDTKDIVPNWLEATPDPNVAVGKRCEPFKVEMVIRGYLSGHAAREYKAGKRVLCGVTMPEGLKENDKFPSPIITPATKAEMGDHDEDISREDILAREIVSKEDYEILEEYTRKLFQRGSEIAASRDLILVDTKYEFGKTKDGQIVLIDEIHTPDSSRYFYAEGYQERQDKDEDQKQLSKEFVRQWLISHDFQGLEGQKAPVMTDEYVTSVSERYIELYEKITGTNFKKADVSNIEERIEKNVLAFLESRS is encoded by the coding sequence ATGAAGAATACCATTATAGATACAAATTTCAATTTTCCCGGACAAAGATCTGTATATAAAGGAAAGGTTCGTGAGGTTTATGGGCTAGAAAACGATCTGTTAGTAATGGTGGCTACAGATAGGCTTTCTGCTTTTGATGTTGTTATGCCCAAAGGGATTCCATATAAAGGTCAGATACTAAATCAGATCGCTACCAGAATGATGGAAGATACTAAAGATATAGTTCCTAACTGGTTGGAGGCAACTCCAGATCCTAATGTTGCTGTTGGTAAACGTTGCGAGCCATTTAAAGTTGAAATGGTTATTAGAGGATATCTTTCCGGCCATGCCGCGAGAGAATATAAAGCAGGAAAAAGAGTACTCTGTGGAGTTACAATGCCTGAAGGATTGAAAGAAAATGATAAATTTCCTTCGCCAATCATCACTCCGGCTACCAAGGCAGAAATGGGAGATCATGATGAGGATATTTCTAGAGAAGATATTCTTGCTAGAGAAATTGTTTCAAAAGAAGATTATGAAATTTTAGAAGAGTACACCCGTAAACTTTTTCAAAGAGGTTCAGAAATAGCAGCATCTCGAGACCTTATATTGGTAGATACAAAATATGAATTTGGTAAAACCAAAGACGGGCAGATCGTGCTAATAGACGAAATTCATACCCCAGATTCTTCTCGTTATTTTTATGCGGAAGGCTATCAGGAAAGACAGGACAAGGATGAAGATCAAAAGCAATTATCTAAAGAATTTGTTCGCCAGTGGTTAATAAGTCACGATTTTCAAGGTTTGGAAGGTCAAAAAGCGCCGGTAATGACAGATGAATATGTTACTTCCGTTTCTGAAAGATATATAGAGCTGTACGAAAAAATTACCGGGACTAATTTTAAGAAAGCAGATGTTTCTAATATTGAAGAGCGTATAGAAAAGAATGTACTTGCATTCTTAGAGTCACGATCTTAA
- a CDS encoding M42 family metallopeptidase, translating into MKKDELLDEKSIEFLEKYLNNASPTGYEWEGQKIWMDYLKPYVDEFITDTYGTAVGVINPKAKFKVVIEGHADEISWYVNYITDDGLIYVIRNGGSDHQIAPSKRVNIHTKNGIVKGVFGWPAIHTRSKEKEQAPQLDNITIDVGCSSKDEVIALGVHVGCVITYPDEFFILNDKKFVCRGLDNRMGGFMIAQVARLLKENKKKLPFGLYITNSVQEEIGLRGAEMITQTIKPNVAIVTDVTHDTTTPMIEKKTNGYAKIGEGPVITYAPAVQNKLRELLIDTAEKKEIPFQRSAASRATGTDTDAFAYSNGGVASALISLPLRYMHTTVEMVHRDDVENVIRLIYESLLNIKDGDTFSYFE; encoded by the coding sequence ATGAAGAAAGACGAGTTACTCGATGAGAAATCGATAGAATTTTTAGAAAAATATTTGAATAACGCATCTCCTACGGGCTATGAATGGGAAGGACAAAAGATCTGGATGGATTATTTAAAGCCTTACGTAGATGAATTTATAACTGATACTTATGGAACAGCCGTTGGTGTTATCAATCCGAAGGCTAAATTTAAAGTCGTTATTGAAGGGCATGCCGACGAAATTTCTTGGTATGTAAATTATATAACAGATGATGGATTGATCTATGTTATTAGAAACGGCGGTAGTGATCATCAAATAGCTCCTTCAAAACGTGTAAATATTCATACTAAGAATGGAATTGTAAAAGGTGTTTTTGGATGGCCTGCTATTCATACTAGAAGTAAAGAAAAAGAACAAGCACCTCAATTAGATAACATTACCATAGATGTTGGGTGTTCTTCTAAAGATGAAGTAATTGCTTTGGGAGTTCATGTTGGTTGTGTAATTACCTATCCAGATGAATTTTTCATTCTAAATGACAAGAAATTTGTTTGCCGCGGACTTGACAATCGTATGGGTGGATTTATGATCGCTCAGGTAGCAAGGTTGCTTAAAGAGAATAAGAAAAAATTACCTTTTGGACTTTACATTACAAATTCGGTTCAGGAAGAGATAGGTTTACGTGGAGCAGAAATGATTACGCAAACCATCAAACCAAATGTGGCAATTGTTACAGATGTAACTCATGATACCACTACTCCAATGATAGAGAAGAAAACTAATGGATACGCTAAAATTGGAGAAGGTCCCGTTATTACTTACGCACCTGCGGTACAAAATAAACTTAGAGAACTATTAATAGATACTGCAGAGAAAAAAGAGATCCCATTTCAGAGAAGTGCAGCTTCTAGAGCAACAGGTACAGATACTGATGCTTTTGCCTACAGCAATGGCGGCGTAGCATCTGCTCTTATCTCATTACCTCTTAGATACATGCATACCACTGTTGAGATGGTTCACAGAGATGATGTTGAAAATGTTATTAGACTCATCTATGAAAGTTTACTAAATATTAAAGACGGAGATACGTTCTCTTATTTTGAATAA
- the gldF gene encoding gliding motility-associated ABC transporter permease subunit GldF, which yields MTAIFKKEIQSFFSSSTGYLVIGIFLVINGLFLFVFGGNYNILDYGFADLSPFFDLAPWIFIFLIPAITMKSFAEERKMGTMELLLTRPIGKWDLVLGKFLGTFTLTLLALIPTFIYVFTIYKLGDPIGNLDVGATIGSYIGLLLLAASYITIGLFSSALTNNQITAFIIAVFLCFFTFFFFEGLANYQIFKDSTYGLEYLGINYHYKSMSRGVIDTRDLIYFFSLITFFISLTYIKISAKLKNH from the coding sequence TTGACAGCAATCTTTAAAAAAGAGATACAATCCTTCTTTTCCTCGTCTACGGGATACCTTGTTATTGGTATATTTCTAGTAATTAATGGTTTATTCTTATTTGTTTTTGGTGGTAATTATAACATACTGGATTATGGATTTGCAGATCTAAGTCCATTCTTTGACCTGGCACCTTGGATATTTATTTTTCTGATACCGGCAATAACTATGAAAAGCTTTGCTGAAGAAAGGAAAATGGGAACTATGGAACTTCTACTTACAAGGCCTATAGGAAAATGGGATCTTGTTCTGGGTAAATTTTTAGGAACTTTTACACTCACCCTTCTAGCCTTAATTCCAACCTTTATTTATGTTTTTACAATCTATAAATTAGGAGATCCAATTGGTAATTTGGATGTTGGTGCTACCATTGGGTCTTACATAGGTCTATTATTATTGGCTGCCAGTTATATAACTATAGGGTTGTTTTCTTCTGCATTAACCAATAATCAGATCACCGCTTTTATTATTGCAGTGTTCTTATGCTTTTTTACTTTCTTCTTTTTTGAAGGGTTGGCTAATTATCAAATATTTAAGGATAGTACCTATGGATTGGAATATCTAGGTATTAATTATCACTATAAAAGTATGAGTCGCGGAGTAATTGATACTAGAGATCTAATTTACTTTTTCAGTTTAATTACCTTCTTTATTTCTCTTACCTATATTAAGATCTCTGCTAAACTTAAGAACCACTAA
- a CDS encoding DNA topoisomerase IB — protein sequence MTLDAEAVKTIKDNPQDAASLANLIYLSEQELSIIRKRRGRGFSYLRNGEKISDNEHIERIKSLVIPPAWEKVRIAHLENGHLQVIGRDEKNRKQYLYHPTWSNLRNQTKFYKMTEFGKVLPKLRKTVETDLDLPNMSQRKVLALVIRLMEETHIRIGNAYYAKNNKTYGLSTLRTRHVKTSKNNLKFEFVGKKGNEHSITVKNKKLVKLVNQCEDIPGWELFKFLDEDGQKQTIDRGMINDYIHEISGDQFSAKDFRTWAASKIFFETLYEEGYTEDEKINKKNIITAFDAAATGLGNTRAVCRSYYVHPNIVENYENGTIAPFFKKVKENSSKNYGTLSGTEKVMLEMIAGYEIEV from the coding sequence ATGACACTCGACGCTGAAGCTGTTAAAACTATAAAAGATAATCCTCAAGATGCTGCATCTTTAGCAAATCTCATATATTTATCTGAACAAGAACTTTCTATTATTAGAAAAAGACGTGGTAGAGGGTTTTCCTATTTACGAAATGGAGAGAAGATTTCAGACAATGAGCATATTGAACGTATAAAAAGCTTAGTTATACCACCTGCTTGGGAGAAAGTTAGAATTGCACATTTAGAGAATGGGCATTTGCAGGTTATTGGTAGAGACGAAAAGAACAGAAAACAATACTTATATCATCCTACCTGGTCTAATCTTAGAAATCAGACCAAATTCTATAAGATGACCGAGTTTGGAAAAGTACTACCTAAACTAAGAAAAACGGTTGAAACAGATCTTGACCTTCCCAATATGAGTCAGCGTAAAGTTTTAGCTTTAGTTATAAGACTAATGGAAGAAACTCATATTAGAATTGGAAATGCTTATTATGCTAAAAACAATAAAACCTACGGACTTTCTACTCTTAGAACCCGACATGTAAAAACAAGTAAGAATAATTTAAAATTTGAGTTTGTTGGAAAAAAGGGAAATGAACATTCTATTACTGTAAAGAATAAGAAGCTAGTTAAGCTTGTTAATCAATGTGAGGATATTCCGGGTTGGGAACTATTCAAATTTCTAGATGAAGATGGACAAAAGCAAACTATAGATAGAGGTATGATCAATGATTATATCCATGAAATTAGTGGAGATCAATTTTCAGCTAAAGATTTTAGAACTTGGGCAGCATCGAAGATCTTTTTTGAAACATTATATGAAGAAGGATATACCGAAGATGAAAAGATTAATAAAAAGAACATAATTACTGCTTTTGATGCAGCAGCAACAGGTTTAGGAAATACGAGAGCTGTTTGCAGAAGTTATTATGTACATCCAAATATTGTAGAAAACTACGAAAATGGTACAATAGCACCTTTCTTTAAAAAGGTTAAAGAAAATAGTTCTAAGAATTACGGAACCTTATCTGGAACTGAGAAGGTGATGCTAGAAATGATAGCGGGATACGAGATTGAGGTGTGA
- the acs gene encoding acetate--CoA ligase yields MKDIQIKSFAEYKKAYQESVENPEAFWDNIADKFYWQKKWDKTLEWDFSKPEIKWFQGGKLNITENCLDRHLKEFGNKTAIIWEPNDPDEESRYISYRQLFVKVSHFANVLKNNGIKKGDRVCIYMPMIPELAIAMLACARIGAVHSIVFAGFSSTAIANRINDANCKMLITANEVYRGKKPVDLKGICDEALKTTPSIETVIVYRRTVEPVVMKEGRDKFWFEELEKVEKDCRAEVMDAEDMLFILYTSGSTGKPKGMVHTTGGYMVGTAYTFSNVFQYDSEKASNDVYWCTADIGWITGHSYIIYGPLAAGATTVMFEGIPSYPDYGRFWEIIEKLKVTHFYTAPTAIRALAKQSQKFVEKHDLSTLKVLGSVGEPINEEAWHWYNDMIGKGNCPIVDTWWQTETGGIMISPLAGITPTRPAFATLPLPGIQPALMDENGMEMENIHEKAEGRLAIKFPWPSIARTIYGDHQRYKEVYFSAYKDKYFTGDGAYRDATGNYRITGRVDDVVIVSGHNLGTAPIENAINEHPKVAESAVVGFPHDIKGNALYAYVILYDGVETSDELKNEIRAEVSKIIGPIAKPDKIQFVEALPKTRSGKIMRRILRKIASNDTSNLGDTSTLLNPEIIDTIIKQSIV; encoded by the coding sequence ATGAAAGACATCCAAATAAAATCTTTTGCCGAATATAAAAAGGCATATCAGGAAAGTGTAGAAAATCCCGAAGCTTTTTGGGATAATATTGCAGATAAATTCTATTGGCAGAAAAAGTGGGATAAAACCTTAGAATGGGATTTTTCTAAACCTGAAATAAAATGGTTTCAGGGTGGAAAACTTAATATAACAGAAAATTGTCTTGATAGACATTTAAAGGAATTTGGAAATAAGACTGCAATTATCTGGGAACCGAATGATCCGGATGAAGAATCTAGATATATCTCATATCGTCAATTATTTGTAAAGGTCTCTCACTTTGCAAATGTTCTTAAGAATAATGGAATTAAGAAAGGGGATAGGGTTTGTATCTATATGCCTATGATACCAGAACTAGCCATAGCTATGCTGGCGTGTGCTAGAATTGGAGCCGTTCATTCTATTGTTTTTGCTGGATTTTCTAGTACGGCCATTGCCAATAGAATTAATGATGCTAATTGTAAGATGCTTATTACTGCAAACGAAGTTTACAGAGGTAAGAAACCTGTAGATCTTAAAGGTATTTGCGATGAAGCCTTAAAAACCACTCCATCTATAGAAACTGTAATTGTTTATAGAAGAACAGTGGAGCCGGTTGTGATGAAGGAAGGGCGAGACAAATTTTGGTTTGAAGAGTTGGAGAAGGTAGAGAAAGATTGCCGTGCAGAGGTTATGGATGCAGAAGATATGTTGTTTATACTTTATACTTCAGGATCTACTGGAAAACCAAAAGGAATGGTGCATACAACAGGTGGATATATGGTTGGTACCGCGTACACATTTAGTAATGTTTTTCAATATGATTCTGAGAAAGCTTCTAATGATGTGTATTGGTGTACTGCAGATATAGGCTGGATTACAGGTCATTCTTATATCATTTACGGGCCATTGGCAGCAGGAGCAACTACCGTTATGTTCGAAGGAATTCCAAGTTATCCAGATTATGGAAGATTCTGGGAGATCATTGAGAAATTAAAGGTGACACATTTTTATACAGCACCAACGGCCATTAGGGCATTAGCTAAGCAGTCTCAAAAATTTGTAGAAAAGCACGATCTATCTACATTGAAAGTTTTAGGTTCTGTTGGAGAACCAATAAATGAAGAGGCATGGCACTGGTATAATGACATGATTGGAAAAGGAAACTGTCCTATAGTAGACACATGGTGGCAAACCGAAACAGGTGGCATTATGATATCTCCTTTAGCGGGAATTACTCCAACAAGACCGGCATTCGCAACCCTGCCATTACCAGGTATTCAACCTGCTTTAATGGATGAGAATGGAATGGAAATGGAGAATATACACGAGAAGGCGGAAGGTAGATTAGCAATAAAATTCCCTTGGCCCTCTATTGCTAGAACTATTTATGGAGATCATCAAAGATATAAAGAGGTATATTTTTCTGCTTACAAGGATAAATACTTCACTGGAGACGGAGCTTACAGAGATGCTACCGGAAATTATAGGATTACAGGACGAGTAGATGACGTGGTAATTGTATCCGGACATAATCTAGGTACTGCTCCAATAGAGAATGCTATAAATGAACATCCAAAAGTTGCTGAGAGTGCGGTGGTTGGATTCCCACATGATATTAAAGGAAATGCGCTTTATGCTTACGTAATTCTTTATGATGGTGTAGAAACCTCAGATGAATTGAAAAATGAGATAAGAGCAGAAGTTTCCAAAATAATTGGACCTATTGCCAAACCAGATAAAATTCAATTTGTAGAAGCGCTTCCAAAAACCAGAAGTGGAAAGATCATGAGACGTATTTTAAGAAAGATAGCTTCCAACGATACTTCAAATCTTGGAGATACTTCTACGTTGCTAAATCCTGAAATAATCGATACTATTATTAAACAGTCTATCGTATAA
- a CDS encoding family 16 glycosylhydrolase, which yields MAFSQDYELIWSEEFDAPTLNAAIWNIETGFGKNYEEQLYTSNPENIRLEDDKLIITALKGNEKNSYTSARINTLNKQHFKYGRIEVRAKLPNGSGTWPAIWMLGANHLSKGYPYCGEIDIMEHVGKSPNEIHGAVHFPLESEKLISSSDVLLVEDIKDTFHVYAIEWDRKEITYYIDETEYFRFDISQANQTFKKNVFRKPFYLIINLALGGNWAGEIDDSIFPAQLYIDYIKYYK from the coding sequence ATGGCTTTTTCTCAAGATTATGAACTTATCTGGAGTGAAGAATTTGATGCTCCTACCCTCAACGCGGCTATTTGGAATATAGAAACCGGGTTCGGTAAAAACTATGAAGAACAACTTTACACTTCTAACCCAGAAAATATAAGGCTTGAGGATGACAAGCTTATTATCACTGCCCTAAAAGGAAATGAGAAGAACAGTTATACTTCAGCTAGAATCAATACACTTAATAAACAACATTTTAAATACGGCAGAATTGAGGTACGCGCAAAACTTCCTAACGGGAGTGGAACCTGGCCCGCCATTTGGATGTTGGGAGCTAATCATCTTTCAAAAGGCTATCCCTACTGTGGTGAAATAGATATTATGGAACATGTTGGAAAATCTCCAAATGAAATACATGGAGCGGTACATTTTCCATTAGAAAGTGAAAAGCTAATATCTAGTTCTGATGTGCTTTTAGTTGAAGATATTAAAGACACCTTTCACGTTTATGCTATTGAATGGGATAGAAAAGAGATTACCTACTATATAGATGAAACAGAATATTTTCGATTTGATATTTCCCAAGCCAATCAAACATTTAAAAAGAATGTATTTAGAAAACCTTTCTATCTGATCATTAACCTAGCACTAGGAGGAAATTGGGCCGGAGAAATAGATGATTCTATCTTTCCAGCCCAATTGTATATAGATTATATTAAGTATTATAAATAA